In Oncorhynchus tshawytscha isolate Ot180627B linkage group LG28, Otsh_v2.0, whole genome shotgun sequence, a genomic segment contains:
- the LOC112226758 gene encoding phospholipid phosphatase 3 isoform X1 has protein sequence MGSSIEHLSCLIRLVIKVLLHHHSVDEISYIAKDTQAFDYHRAFDYASGKEGHHSWECDTSVCELRVCHLEDEAGLPFLIIETSAVQPYRRGFYCNDESIKYPAKHGDTISDAVLSAAGILITILSIIIGESYMIYYLNEGSKSFVGNPYISALYKQVGVFIFGCAVSQSFTDIAKVSVGRMRPHFLDVCRPDWSAINCSLGYITDYQCNGPESKVQEARKSFFSGHASFSMYTMLYLVFYLQSRFTWRGARLLRPLTQFTLIMMSFYTGLSRVSDHKHHPTDVLAGFAQGALVAYSIVFFVSDLFKPKGRSSALPVTPLKNPNNPMADIRERSNHITMA, from the exons ATGGGTAGCAGCATTGAACACTTGTCCTGTCTCATCAGACTGGTCATCAAG GTTCTGCTGCATCACCACTCGGTGGATGAGATCTCCTATATCGCCAAGGATACCCAGGCCTTCGACTACCACCGGGCCTTCGACTACGCCTCTGGGAAGGAGGGACACCACAGTTGGGAATGCGACACAAGTGTTTGTGAACTGCGTGTGTGTCATCTGGAAGATGAAG CCGGCCTGCCTTTCCTGATCATAGAAACTAGTGCTGTACAGCCCTACCGCCGAGGCTTTTACTGCAACGATGAGTCCATCAAGTACCCGGCCAAACACGGAGACACCATAAGCGACGCTGTGCTTTCTGCTGCTGGCATTCTCATCACCATCCTTTCT ATCATCATTGGTGAGAGCTACATGATCTACTACCTGAACGAGGGCTCTAAGTCCTTCGTAGGGAACCCCTACATCTCCGCCCTCTACAAGCAGGTGGGCGTGTTCATCTTTGGCTGCGCCGTCAGTCAATCGTTCACGGACATCGCCAAGGTATCGGTGGGCCGCATGCGACCCCACTTCCTGGACGTGTGTAGGCCCGACTGGTCCGCCATCAACTGTTCTTTGGGCTACATCACAGACTACCAGTGTAATGGACCCGAGAGCAAAGTCCAGGAGGCCAG GAAGTCGTTCTTCTCTGGCCATGCATCCTTTTCCATGTACACCATGCTGTATTTGGTG TTCTACCTGCAGTCCAGGTTCACCTGGCGTGGAGCCCGTCTTCTGCGCCCCCTGACACAGTTCACCCTCATCATGATGTCCTTCTACACCGGCCTGTCCCGCGTCTCCGACCACAAGCACCACCCCACCGACGTCCTGGCTGGCTTCGCACAGGGAGCCCTGGTGGCCTACAGCATA GTGTTTTTCGTATCTGACCTGTTCAAGCCCAAAGGCAGAAGTTCAGCTCTACCAGTGACCCCATTAAAGAACCCCAACAACCCCATGGCAGACATCAGAGAGAGGAGCAACCACATCACCATGGcatag
- the LOC112226758 gene encoding phospholipid phosphatase 3 isoform X2 has product MQRCLIYEKTMAPETRNGGSSSLNNNNSKDNSRKTFLVGVDLFCLFLAGLPFLIIETSAVQPYRRGFYCNDESIKYPAKHGDTISDAVLSAAGILITILSIIIGESYMIYYLNEGSKSFVGNPYISALYKQVGVFIFGCAVSQSFTDIAKVSVGRMRPHFLDVCRPDWSAINCSLGYITDYQCNGPESKVQEARKSFFSGHASFSMYTMLYLVFYLQSRFTWRGARLLRPLTQFTLIMMSFYTGLSRVSDHKHHPTDVLAGFAQGALVAYSIVFFVSDLFKPKGRSSALPVTPLKNPNNPMADIRERSNHITMA; this is encoded by the exons ATGCAACGCTGTTTAATTTATGAGAAGACAATGGCACCAGAAACAAGGAACGGAGGAAGTTCTTCCCTGAATAACAACAACAGTAAAGACAACAGcaggaaaaccttcctggtcggTGTGGATCTCTTCTGCTTGTTTTTAG CCGGCCTGCCTTTCCTGATCATAGAAACTAGTGCTGTACAGCCCTACCGCCGAGGCTTTTACTGCAACGATGAGTCCATCAAGTACCCGGCCAAACACGGAGACACCATAAGCGACGCTGTGCTTTCTGCTGCTGGCATTCTCATCACCATCCTTTCT ATCATCATTGGTGAGAGCTACATGATCTACTACCTGAACGAGGGCTCTAAGTCCTTCGTAGGGAACCCCTACATCTCCGCCCTCTACAAGCAGGTGGGCGTGTTCATCTTTGGCTGCGCCGTCAGTCAATCGTTCACGGACATCGCCAAGGTATCGGTGGGCCGCATGCGACCCCACTTCCTGGACGTGTGTAGGCCCGACTGGTCCGCCATCAACTGTTCTTTGGGCTACATCACAGACTACCAGTGTAATGGACCCGAGAGCAAAGTCCAGGAGGCCAG GAAGTCGTTCTTCTCTGGCCATGCATCCTTTTCCATGTACACCATGCTGTATTTGGTG TTCTACCTGCAGTCCAGGTTCACCTGGCGTGGAGCCCGTCTTCTGCGCCCCCTGACACAGTTCACCCTCATCATGATGTCCTTCTACACCGGCCTGTCCCGCGTCTCCGACCACAAGCACCACCCCACCGACGTCCTGGCTGGCTTCGCACAGGGAGCCCTGGTGGCCTACAGCATA GTGTTTTTCGTATCTGACCTGTTCAAGCCCAAAGGCAGAAGTTCAGCTCTACCAGTGACCCCATTAAAGAACCCCAACAACCCCATGGCAGACATCAGAGAGAGGAGCAACCACATCACCATGGcatag